DNA from Nitriliruptor alkaliphilus DSM 45188:
CACAGCGGTGGATCCGGGGTGCGGCCCTCGTCTACGTCGAGTTCGCGCGCGGCATCTCGTCGATCATCCTGCTGTTCATCATGGCCATCGCCGTGCCGATCCTGCTCGACATCCGCGTGAGCTCGGCGGCCCTGGTCTACCTGGCCTCGCTCGCGCTCGGCCTGAACATGGGCGGCTACGGGGCCGAGATCGTCCGCGGCGCGATCCTGGCGGTCCCCAAGGGCCAGACCGAAGCGTCCATCGCCCTGAACCTCTCGCCCGGGCAACGGCTGCGCAACGTGACCCTGCCGCAGGCGATGCGCCTGATCCTGCCGCCGTTCGGCAACCTCACCATCGAGATCCTCAAGGGCACGGCGCTGGTGTCCCTGATCGGCATGAGCGACATCATGCAGCAGACCCGCAACCTCATCCAGCAGCAGCTCGCGGCCGGGGTGGCGGGCGTCACCGTCCTGTTCCTCAACGTCTTGATCATCTACTTCGTGGCGGCTCAAGCGATCAACGGTCTGTTCCGGTTCCTCGAGTGGCGGCTCGAACGCCGGTACCGGGCCCGGACCGGGGAGCTGCCCCGGTTGCCGTCGGACGCCAACCTCGCGGGAGCCGGGAATTGAGCGCCGCGACCACGCCGACCGAGGGCCGCAGCGACCGGCCCGAGTTCCAGCCGCACCGCCGCTGGTACCGCCGACCGGACGTCGCCGTCCCCGTCGCGCTGGTCACCATCGGCTTCGCGATCCTCGTGAGCGCCGGCGACGTGACGGGGCGCTACCAGGCCCGGTTCACCGCCGAGCGCGACGTCGTGCCGGACTGGGAGTTCCTGTTCCACCTCATCCCGCAGATGCTGCGCGGCCTGTACGTCACTGCACGGGCGACCGTCCTCGGCTTCATGATCGCCGTGACCCTCGGGTTCCTCATGGCGCTGGCGCGCCGCTCGCAGGTCAGGGCCGTCTCCTGGCCCGCGGTGGCCATCATCGAGTTCATCCGCTCGACGCCGATCCTCGTCCAGCTCGTGTTCCTGCAGGCGCTCACCCGCGCGACCCCCGTCATCGCGCTGACGGGGGTGCAGGTGCTGATCATCGGGCTCGGCGTCCACTACGCCACGTACTGCTCCGAGGGGTACCGCGCCGGCATCAACAGCGTGGCCAAGGGGCAGTGGGAGGCGTCGACGGCGCTGAACCTCAGCCCCTGGACCAAGTGGACCAAGGTCATCATCCCGCAGGCCGTGCCCAACACCCTGCCGGCCCTCGGCAACTACCTCATCGCCGGTTTCAAGGACGCGCCGATCGCGGACGCGGTCGTCGCGGTGCCAGGCGTGCTGTTCTTCGCCAACACCATCCGGGCCGATTCCTTCCGGCCGGTGGAGCCCTACCTGCTCATCGGTGTCGGCTTCCTGCTCGTCAGCCTGCCGGCCGCGTTCCTCGTGCGACGACTGGAGAGACGCCTTGCCTACGAACGCATCTGACAGCGCCGCCGCGGTCTCGCCCAAGGGCGCCGCGGGTGTGCGCATGCGCGGCGTGAACAAGCGCTTCGGTGACAACGTGGTCCTACGCGACCTCGACCTCGACGTCGACCCGGGCGAACGTGTGGTGATCATCGGCCCGTCGGGGTCCGGCAAGACCACGATCCTGCGCGTGATCATGACCCTCGAGCGTCCCGACAGCGGGACGATCGAGATCGGCGGCAAGCACCTCTACCACCGCGAGGGTCCCGGCGGCCTCAAGCCCGCGAACGAGAAGCAGATCAGCAAGGTCCGCTCCGACATCGGGATGGTGTTCCAGCACTTCAACCTGTTCCCGCACATGAGCTCGCTCGAGAACATCATGCTGGCGCCGGTCAAGGTGCACGGCAAGAGCCGCGACGAGGCCCGCGAGCGCGGCATGGAGCTGCTCGAGAAGGTCGGCCTCGCCGACCACGCCAACCACACCCCCGGCGAGCTGTCCGGTGGCCAGAAGCAGCGCGTGGCGATCGCCCGGGCCCTGGCGACCGAGCCCGCGGTGATGCTGTTCGACGAGGTCACCTCGGCGCTCGACCCCGAGCTGGTCGGTGAGGTGCTCAACGTGCTGCGCGACATCGCCGAGGAGGGCGCGACCACGATGATGCTGGTCACCCACGAGATGGGCTTCGCCAGCGAGATCGCCGACCGCGTCGTGATGTTCGACCACGGGCAGATCCTGGAGTCCGGTACCCCCGACGAGCTGCTGCGCGACCCGCAGGAGCAGCGCACCAAGGACTTCCTCGGCGCCGTCTTCGAGCACTGACCCGCCCGAGGGGGCCTCCGGGCGGCGGACCGCCGCCCACGTGGCCCTCCCGCGCGCGGTGGCCGCTACGCGGTCCGAGGTATCGGCGCCGCGGGAGCTGCGCTGGGCCTACGGTCAGGCGCCCTGAGGCGCCGCGTGGCGTCCACGACCACATGGGGGATCTCGTGCGCAGGACCGTCACCGTCGCCGTCGTCTCGCTCGCCACATCCATCGCCCTCACGTTGCCGGCGACCGCAGTCACCGGCAACTACGAGCGCGACTTCGTCCACACCGGGGTCGGACTGCTGGTCGTCTACGACGATGACGGGGAGTTCGCCGGTCGCTGCTCGGGGACCCTGCTCACCACCACCGTCTTCCTCACCGCAGGCCATTGCACCGACGGAGCGGCGGACGCCCGCGTCTACTTCGAGCAGGACGCCGGTGTGAACTTCGACCCGGAGCTCGGCGTCGACCCGGTCTCCGGCTACCCCGAGTGGGGCGGTGTCGAGGCCGCCGAGGTCCACACCATGCCCGGCTACGATGACTTCGCGAGCTTCCCCGAGACCCGTGACGTCGGCGTGGTGATCCTCGCCGAAACGGTGGAGGACGTCCTGTACGGCGCCCTGCTCGATCCCGGATCGCTCGACCGCCTCGCTGCCCGCTCCGGCAAGAAGGACGTCTCCTTCACCGTCAGTGGCTACGGCGTCAACTGGATCAACCCGGTCCAGATCACCTCGCTGCGCGAACGGATGATGGCCACCGCCACGCTGACCAACCTGACGAACAACCTGACGGACGGCTACAACCTGGCGCACTCCGGCGACCCGGGGAAGGGCAAGGGCGGCACCTGCTTCGGTGACTCCGGCGGTCCGGTCTTCCTCGCC
Protein-coding regions in this window:
- a CDS encoding amino acid ABC transporter permease; translated protein: MEEWVLSSGQYRQLMLGLQLTLQVLGLSFLLGVVLSLIFGVLRLAPQRWIRGAALVYVEFARGISSIILLFIMAIAVPILLDIRVSSAALVYLASLALGLNMGGYGAEIVRGAILAVPKGQTEASIALNLSPGQRLRNVTLPQAMRLILPPFGNLTIEILKGTALVSLIGMSDIMQQTRNLIQQQLAAGVAGVTVLFLNVLIIYFVAAQAINGLFRFLEWRLERRYRARTGELPRLPSDANLAGAGN
- the ehuD gene encoding ectoine/hydroxyectoine ABC transporter permease subunit EhuD; protein product: MSAATTPTEGRSDRPEFQPHRRWYRRPDVAVPVALVTIGFAILVSAGDVTGRYQARFTAERDVVPDWEFLFHLIPQMLRGLYVTARATVLGFMIAVTLGFLMALARRSQVRAVSWPAVAIIEFIRSTPILVQLVFLQALTRATPVIALTGVQVLIIGLGVHYATYCSEGYRAGINSVAKGQWEASTALNLSPWTKWTKVIIPQAVPNTLPALGNYLIAGFKDAPIADAVVAVPGVLFFANTIRADSFRPVEPYLLIGVGFLLVSLPAAFLVRRLERRLAYERI
- the ehuA gene encoding ectoine/hydroxyectoine ABC transporter ATP-binding protein EhuA translates to MRGVNKRFGDNVVLRDLDLDVDPGERVVIIGPSGSGKTTILRVIMTLERPDSGTIEIGGKHLYHREGPGGLKPANEKQISKVRSDIGMVFQHFNLFPHMSSLENIMLAPVKVHGKSRDEARERGMELLEKVGLADHANHTPGELSGGQKQRVAIARALATEPAVMLFDEVTSALDPELVGEVLNVLRDIAEEGATTMMLVTHEMGFASEIADRVVMFDHGQILESGTPDELLRDPQEQRTKDFLGAVFEH
- a CDS encoding trypsin-like serine protease, with the translated sequence MRRTVTVAVVSLATSIALTLPATAVTGNYERDFVHTGVGLLVVYDDDGEFAGRCSGTLLTTTVFLTAGHCTDGAADARVYFEQDAGVNFDPELGVDPVSGYPEWGGVEAAEVHTMPGYDDFASFPETRDVGVVILAETVEDVLYGALLDPGSLDRLAARSGKKDVSFTVSGYGVNWINPVQITSLRERMMATATLTNLTNNLTDGYNLAHSGDPGKGKGGTCFGDSGGPVFLAGTNVIAGVTSFGLSAQTCTGPGFAYRTDQQVVHDWVSSLVPDDQELEVVHR